A portion of the Poecilia reticulata strain Guanapo linkage group LG23, Guppy_female_1.0+MT, whole genome shotgun sequence genome contains these proteins:
- the eri1 gene encoding 3'-5' exoribonuclease 1, giving the protein MDEHKENIQRTDVNLKMSEEKEDEKTKPCSRICPDDETAPETSQSNRDFSHPVYKEIALANGHINRMSKDELRVKLAELKLDTRGVKDVMKKRLKNHYKKQKLLQSAAEGGPTDTYYDYICVVDFEATCEEDNPSDFLHEIIEFPMVLINTHTLQIVDTFQAYVKPEVNPQLSDFCVKLTGITQETVDGADPFPDVLHRVVEWLQERELGTKYKYAMLTDGAWDMSKFLNIQCRISRIRYPQFAKKWINIRKSYCNFYKVPRTQTKLSTMLEKLGMKYEGRPHCGLDDSRNIARIAVRMLQDGCQLRVNERMHAGQLLSVPSSAPVEGAPPPRNPGNRE; this is encoded by the exons ATGGATGAACACAAGGAGAACATTCAAAGAACAGACgtaaatctgaaaatgtcagaggaaaaagaagatgaaaag ACGAAACCCTGCAGTAGAATATGTCCCGATGACGAAACGGCTCCGGAAACGTCTCAGTCCAACAGAGACTTCAGTCACCCGGTTTACAAAGAGATCGCTCTGGCCAACGGCCACATCAACCGCATGTCCAAAGACGAGCTGCGGGTCAAACTGGCGGAACTGAAGCTCGACACCAG AGGAGTAAAGGACGTGATGAAGAAGAGGTTGAAGAACCACTACAAgaagcagaagctgctgcagtcaGCCGCGGAGGGAGGGCCCACCGATACCTACTACGACTACATCTGCGTGGTGGACTTTGAGGCTACGTGCGAGGAGGATAATCCCTCAGACTTCCTGCATGAGATCATCGAGTTCCCCATGGTCCTCATCAACACGCACACCTTACAGATC GTGGACACTTTTCAGGCGTACGTGAAACCCGAGGTCAACCCGCAGCTTTCCGACTTCTGCGTGAAGCTAACGGGAATCACACAG GAGACAGTGGACGGAGCGGATCCGTTTCCAGACGTCCTTCACCGAGTCGTGGAATGGCTGCAGGAGAGGGAACTCGGGACGAAATACAAATACGCCATGCTGACCGACGG GGCGTGGGACATGAGCAAGTTCCTCAACATCCAGTGTCGGATCAGCCGGATCCGATATCCTCAGTTTGCAAAGAAATGGATAAATATAAGAAAGTCTTACTGCAACTTCTACAAG GTCCCACGCACGCAGACGAAGCTGAGCACCATGTTGGAAAAGCTGGGCATGAAATACGAAGGCCGGCCTCACTGCGGCCTGGACGACTCGCGCAACATCGCCCGGATAGCCGTCCGCATGCTGCAGGACGGCTGCCAGCTGCGCGTCAACGAGCGCATGCACGCCGGCCAGCTGCTCTCGGTCCCCAGCTCGGCGCCGGTGGAAGGGGCGCCGCCGCCCCGTAACCCCGGCAACAGAGAGTAG
- the tmcc3 gene encoding transmembrane and coiled-coil domain protein 3 isoform X2, whose translation MAERSNDANTLSIPVPMRRGASESNLDVVDSVGDDGIGVDFTKGALGIDRLQQKILKVTEQIKVEQEARDQNIAEYLKLMNNADKLQVTRIRQVFEKKNQKSSQSIASLQKKLEQYQQRVKEGETNGKHRDSSSCSSKDSVPHSKDDSLRDVSSSGRHPTLDKIRTIGPGVSLSPPFFFNKSRDFANLIKNKFGSADNIAHLKSSMDSGSGLQADGASRGLSGSANAVAKPSKYHSDDECSSGTSASADSNGNLVGGSVTGSGGPGRSDSSGRLSEVLGMVREVREAQTQLAEDMDTMNAQFKRDYAYFTQVMQEERYRYERLEDQLNDLTELHQHETSNLKQELASIEEKVAYQAYERARDIQEVLESCQTRVSKLELQQQQQQQTVQLENTDAKVLLGRLINIMLAIATVLLVCVSTAAKFTAPLLRSRLHMAFTCVAVSLLVVLWKNWDQVEFTLDRIILPR comes from the exons GCAGAGCGCAGCAACGATGCCAACACCCTCAGCATCCCGGTGCCGATGCGACGCGGCGCCTCAGAGTCCAACCTGGACGTGGTGGACAGCGTTGGAGACGATGGCATCGGCGTGGATTTTACGAAGGGAGCGCTCGGCATCGATCGACTGCAGCAGAAGATCCTCAAG GTAACGGAGCAGATCAAGGTGGAGCAGGAGGCGCGGGACCAGAACATAGCGGAGTACCTGAAGCTGATGAACAACGCTGACAAGCTGCAGGTCACCCGGATCCGCCAGGTGTTTGAGAAGAAGAACCAGAAGTCTTCGCAGTCCATCGCTAGTCTGCAGAAGAAGCTGGAGCAGTACCAACAGCGCGTGAAGGAAGGTGAGACCAACGGCAAGCACAgggacagcagcagctgcagcagcaaggACTCGGTCCCTCACAGCAAAGACGACAGCCTGCGGGACGTCAGCTCCTCCGGACGGCACCCGACGCTGGACAAGATCAGGACCATCGGCCCCGGTGTCTCGCTCTCGCCGCCGTTCTTCTTCAACAAGTCGCGCGACTTCGCCAACCTCATCAAGAACAAGTTCGGTAGCGCCGATAACATCGCCCACCTGAAGAGCTCCATGGATAGCGGCTCAGGGCTGCAGGCGGACGGGGCGTCCCGGGGCCTGAGTGGCAGCGCCAACGCCGTCGCCAAACCCTCGAAGTACCACAGCGACGACGAGTGCTCCAGCGGCACGTCGGCGTCGGCTGACTCCAACGGGAACCTGGTTGGGGGGTCTGTGACCGGGTCGGGGGGTCCAGGGAGGTCCGACTCCAGCGGACGGCTTTCGGAGGTGCTGGGCATGGTGCGGGAGGTGAGGGAGGCTCAGACTCAGCTGGCTGAGGACATGGACACCATGAACGCTCAGTTCAAAAGAGACTACGCCTACTTTACTCAGGTGATGCAGGAGGAGAGATACAG GTATGAGCGCCTGGAGGACCAGCTGAACGACCTGACGGAGCTGCACCAGCACGAGACCAGCAACCTGAAGCAGGAGCTGGCCAGCATCGAGGAGAAGGTGGCCTACCAGGCCTACGAACGGGCCAGAGACATCCAG GAGGTCCTGGAGTCGTGCCAGACGCGTGTCTCtaagctggagctgcagcagcagcagcagcagcagacggtGCAGCTGGAGAACACCGACGCCAAGGTGCTGCTGGGCCGCCTCATCAACATCATGCTGGCCATCGCCACCGTCCTGCTGGTCTGCGTTTCCACGGCGGCCAAGTTCACCGCGCCGCTGCTGCGCAGCCGGCTGCACATGGCCTTCACCTGTGTGGCCGTGTCCCTGCTGGTGGTGCTTTGGAAGAACTGGGATCAGGTGGAGTTCACGCTGGACCGGATCATCCTCCCGCGCTGA
- the tmcc3 gene encoding transmembrane and coiled-coil domain protein 3 isoform X1, with translation MRKNYSAIPLIWVTEAERSNDANTLSIPVPMRRGASESNLDVVDSVGDDGIGVDFTKGALGIDRLQQKILKVTEQIKVEQEARDQNIAEYLKLMNNADKLQVTRIRQVFEKKNQKSSQSIASLQKKLEQYQQRVKEGETNGKHRDSSSCSSKDSVPHSKDDSLRDVSSSGRHPTLDKIRTIGPGVSLSPPFFFNKSRDFANLIKNKFGSADNIAHLKSSMDSGSGLQADGASRGLSGSANAVAKPSKYHSDDECSSGTSASADSNGNLVGGSVTGSGGPGRSDSSGRLSEVLGMVREVREAQTQLAEDMDTMNAQFKRDYAYFTQVMQEERYRYERLEDQLNDLTELHQHETSNLKQELASIEEKVAYQAYERARDIQEVLESCQTRVSKLELQQQQQQQTVQLENTDAKVLLGRLINIMLAIATVLLVCVSTAAKFTAPLLRSRLHMAFTCVAVSLLVVLWKNWDQVEFTLDRIILPR, from the exons GCAGAGCGCAGCAACGATGCCAACACCCTCAGCATCCCGGTGCCGATGCGACGCGGCGCCTCAGAGTCCAACCTGGACGTGGTGGACAGCGTTGGAGACGATGGCATCGGCGTGGATTTTACGAAGGGAGCGCTCGGCATCGATCGACTGCAGCAGAAGATCCTCAAG GTAACGGAGCAGATCAAGGTGGAGCAGGAGGCGCGGGACCAGAACATAGCGGAGTACCTGAAGCTGATGAACAACGCTGACAAGCTGCAGGTCACCCGGATCCGCCAGGTGTTTGAGAAGAAGAACCAGAAGTCTTCGCAGTCCATCGCTAGTCTGCAGAAGAAGCTGGAGCAGTACCAACAGCGCGTGAAGGAAGGTGAGACCAACGGCAAGCACAgggacagcagcagctgcagcagcaaggACTCGGTCCCTCACAGCAAAGACGACAGCCTGCGGGACGTCAGCTCCTCCGGACGGCACCCGACGCTGGACAAGATCAGGACCATCGGCCCCGGTGTCTCGCTCTCGCCGCCGTTCTTCTTCAACAAGTCGCGCGACTTCGCCAACCTCATCAAGAACAAGTTCGGTAGCGCCGATAACATCGCCCACCTGAAGAGCTCCATGGATAGCGGCTCAGGGCTGCAGGCGGACGGGGCGTCCCGGGGCCTGAGTGGCAGCGCCAACGCCGTCGCCAAACCCTCGAAGTACCACAGCGACGACGAGTGCTCCAGCGGCACGTCGGCGTCGGCTGACTCCAACGGGAACCTGGTTGGGGGGTCTGTGACCGGGTCGGGGGGTCCAGGGAGGTCCGACTCCAGCGGACGGCTTTCGGAGGTGCTGGGCATGGTGCGGGAGGTGAGGGAGGCTCAGACTCAGCTGGCTGAGGACATGGACACCATGAACGCTCAGTTCAAAAGAGACTACGCCTACTTTACTCAGGTGATGCAGGAGGAGAGATACAG GTATGAGCGCCTGGAGGACCAGCTGAACGACCTGACGGAGCTGCACCAGCACGAGACCAGCAACCTGAAGCAGGAGCTGGCCAGCATCGAGGAGAAGGTGGCCTACCAGGCCTACGAACGGGCCAGAGACATCCAG GAGGTCCTGGAGTCGTGCCAGACGCGTGTCTCtaagctggagctgcagcagcagcagcagcagcagacggtGCAGCTGGAGAACACCGACGCCAAGGTGCTGCTGGGCCGCCTCATCAACATCATGCTGGCCATCGCCACCGTCCTGCTGGTCTGCGTTTCCACGGCGGCCAAGTTCACCGCGCCGCTGCTGCGCAGCCGGCTGCACATGGCCTTCACCTGTGTGGCCGTGTCCCTGCTGGTGGTGCTTTGGAAGAACTGGGATCAGGTGGAGTTCACGCTGGACCGGATCATCCTCCCGCGCTGA